The following are encoded together in the Microterricola viridarii genome:
- the trpD gene encoding anthranilate phosphoribosyltransferase, producing the protein MLEIQTWPSVLTSLLNGEDLSIADAAWCMDQVMMGEASQAQIAAFLIALRAKGETVNEIVGFRDAILDHAVPLEVDSMALDIVGTGGDRFGTVNVSTMAAIVCAASGVPVIKHGNRAASSASGSSDVLAALGIDLTLSADRVAEILLESGITFAYAAAFHPGFRHAGAVRSELGIPTVFNYLGPLCNPARPEASAVGVAQLDRVPLFVGVFQTRGATALVFRGDDGLDELTTTGHSHVWEVSRGLVTEHDIDPRDLGIKRAKMSDLLGGDAEHNATVVHRVLQGEQGPVRDIVLLNAAAGLVSFELANDPAQSQVNILERFSTKMAVAAEVIDSGAAAAKLARWVEASKG; encoded by the coding sequence ATGCTTGAGATTCAGACGTGGCCATCCGTTCTCACCTCCCTGCTGAACGGCGAAGACCTGAGTATTGCCGACGCAGCATGGTGCATGGACCAGGTCATGATGGGGGAGGCCAGCCAGGCCCAGATCGCCGCATTCCTCATCGCGCTCCGCGCCAAGGGCGAGACGGTGAACGAGATCGTGGGCTTCCGCGACGCGATCCTCGACCACGCTGTGCCCCTCGAGGTCGACTCCATGGCGCTAGACATCGTCGGCACCGGCGGTGACCGCTTCGGCACCGTGAACGTGTCGACGATGGCCGCCATTGTCTGTGCGGCCAGCGGGGTGCCCGTGATCAAGCACGGCAATCGTGCGGCAAGCTCGGCATCCGGTTCATCCGACGTGCTGGCGGCCCTCGGCATTGACCTCACCCTGTCAGCCGACCGCGTGGCGGAGATCCTGCTCGAGTCCGGCATCACCTTCGCATACGCGGCAGCCTTCCACCCGGGATTCCGGCACGCCGGCGCCGTGCGCAGCGAGTTGGGCATCCCGACGGTGTTCAACTACCTCGGCCCGCTCTGCAACCCGGCCAGGCCAGAGGCATCCGCCGTCGGCGTCGCCCAGCTCGACCGCGTTCCGTTGTTTGTCGGTGTCTTCCAGACCAGGGGAGCGACGGCGCTCGTCTTCCGCGGCGATGACGGGCTCGACGAACTCACGACCACCGGCCACAGCCACGTCTGGGAGGTCTCCCGGGGTCTGGTCACCGAGCACGACATCGACCCGCGTGACCTCGGCATCAAGAGGGCCAAGATGAGCGACTTGCTCGGCGGCGACGCCGAGCACAACGCCACCGTCGTGCACCGCGTGCTGCAGGGCGAGCAGGGGCCCGTGCGCGACATCGTTCTGTTGAACGCCGCGGCCGGCCTGGTCTCGTTCGAGCTCGCCAACGACCCGGCCCAGAGCCAGGTCAACATCTTGGAGCGCTTCAGCACGAAAATGGCCGTCGCGGCCGAAGTCATTGACTCCGGTGCCGCGGCGGCCAAACTCGCCCGGTGGGTCGAGGCGTCCAAGGGATAG
- a CDS encoding MarR family winged helix-turn-helix transcriptional regulator, with the protein MTDVDSLGALDRMQQLAVLLGRDRDESLARHGISSSRAPVLWVISAAGPRTQRELAESLRVSARNVTGLVDALVADGFVSREPHPRDRRATLVTLTATGKALVATIAKEQTRFTKMLFADWDRADLEPFARGLDRVVRSLRDSARGGSA; encoded by the coding sequence ATGACGGATGTCGATTCACTCGGTGCGCTCGATCGCATGCAACAACTCGCCGTGCTCCTCGGGCGCGACAGGGACGAGAGTCTGGCCCGCCACGGCATCTCCAGCTCCCGCGCCCCCGTGCTGTGGGTGATCTCGGCCGCCGGGCCGCGCACGCAGCGCGAACTTGCAGAGTCGCTGAGGGTGAGCGCGCGCAACGTCACCGGGCTGGTGGATGCGCTCGTGGCCGACGGTTTCGTCAGCCGCGAGCCGCATCCGCGAGACCGGCGCGCAACCCTCGTCACCCTGACCGCCACCGGCAAAGCCCTTGTCGCGACCATCGCGAAGGAGCAGACCCGGTTCACGAAGATGCTCTTCGCCGACTGGGACCGCGCCGACCTCGAGCCGTTCGCACGCGGGCTGGACCGCGTGGTGCGCAGTCTGCGGGACTCCGCGCGGGGCGGTTCCGCCTAG
- a CDS encoding cytochrome c oxidase subunit 3, which produces MGKPCEYFGHNGGVTSTSITQPASAPAINRPNTVAVGTIVWLGSEVMFFAGLFAIYFTLRSTSPELWEFETARHNFPFALVNTLILVASSFTCQFGVFAAERMQARSTGWKPTQWGTVEWFFLTFALGAIFVSGQIFEYATLVSEGISLSSNAYGSAFYLTTGFHGIHVTAGLFAFLLVIGRFFAVQNRNFGHREATSAIVVSYYWHFVDVVWIGLFLVIYVLK; this is translated from the coding sequence ATGGGAAAACCCTGCGAGTATTTCGGCCATAATGGAGGAGTGACGAGCACTTCAATTACGCAGCCGGCCAGCGCCCCTGCCATTAACCGGCCCAATACCGTAGCGGTGGGTACCATCGTGTGGCTCGGCAGCGAAGTCATGTTCTTCGCCGGCCTCTTCGCCATCTACTTCACTTTGCGCTCTACGAGCCCCGAGCTGTGGGAGTTCGAGACCGCGCGTCACAACTTCCCATTCGCGCTCGTGAACACGCTGATCCTGGTCGCGTCTTCGTTCACGTGCCAGTTCGGTGTGTTCGCAGCCGAGCGGATGCAGGCGAGGTCCACAGGATGGAAGCCCACGCAGTGGGGCACCGTCGAGTGGTTCTTCCTCACCTTCGCTCTGGGCGCCATCTTCGTGTCCGGCCAGATCTTCGAGTACGCCACGTTGGTGTCTGAGGGCATCTCGCTCTCCTCCAACGCCTACGGCTCGGCGTTCTACCTCACGACCGGCTTCCACGGCATCCACGTGACGGCTGGACTCTTCGCCTTCTTGCTGGTCATCGGTCGATTCTTCGCGGTGCAGAACCGCAACTTCGGCCACCGCGAGGCCACCAGCGCCATCGTGGTCTCTTACTACTGGCACTTCGTTGACGTTGTCTGGATCGGGCTCTTCCTGGTCATCTACGTTCTCAAATAG
- a CDS encoding ATP-binding cassette domain-containing protein translates to MSTASESHPATNHPADRHDLIRVQGARVNNLKDVSVVIPKRRMTVFTGVSGSGKSSLVFGTIAAESQRMINETYSAFVQGFMPTLARPDVDVLDGLTTAILVDQERMGANARSTVGTATDVNAMLRILFSRLGQPHIGSPQAFSFNVASVSGAGAFTVERGTATTKERRDFTVTGGMCPRCEGMGSVTDIDLSQLFDESKSLSGGAITVPGYTADGWSVRMFSESGFFDPDKPIRDFSETELHDFLYREPVKVKINGINLTFEGLVLKVQKSLLSKDREAMQPHIRAFVDRAVTFTACPDCGGTRLNEGARSSLIAGRNIAELCAMQISDLAEWVRALDEPSVAPLLTALRATLDSFVTIGLGYLSLDRPAGTLSGGEAQRTKMIRHLGSSLTDVTYVFDEPTIGLHPHDIQRMNELLLRLRDKGNTVLVVEHKPEMIAIADHIIDLGPGAGTAGGTVCFEGDLDALRASDTLTGRHLGDRASLKDAVRTRTGSLPVRGATAHNLQDVDVDVPLGVLVVVTGVAGSGKSSLVHGSLRAQAGQGQDVVSIDQGAIRGSRRSNPATYTGLLEPIRKAFAKANGVKPALFSANSEGACPNCNGAGVIYTDLGMMAGVATPCEVCEGKRFQAAVLEYHLGGRDISEVLGMSVADAEEFFSAGEARIPAAHAILTRLAAVGLGYLSLGQPLTTLSGGERQRLKLATQMSEQGGVYVLDEPTAGLHLADVEQLLGLLDGLVDSGKSVIVVEHHQAVMAHADWIIDLGPGAGHEGGRIVFEGTPAELIADRSTLTGQHLARYVGA, encoded by the coding sequence ATGAGCACGGCATCCGAGAGCCACCCGGCCACCAACCATCCCGCCGACCGGCACGACCTGATCCGGGTGCAGGGGGCGCGCGTGAACAACCTGAAAGACGTCAGCGTCGTCATCCCGAAGCGCAGGATGACGGTATTCACCGGTGTGTCCGGCTCAGGAAAGAGCTCTCTGGTCTTCGGCACCATCGCCGCAGAGTCGCAGCGCATGATCAACGAGACGTACAGCGCCTTCGTTCAGGGTTTCATGCCGACTCTGGCCCGGCCCGACGTGGACGTGCTCGACGGCCTGACCACGGCCATCCTCGTCGACCAGGAGCGGATGGGCGCCAACGCACGCTCCACCGTCGGCACCGCCACCGACGTCAACGCCATGCTTCGCATCCTGTTCAGCCGACTCGGCCAGCCGCACATCGGCTCCCCGCAGGCGTTTTCCTTCAACGTCGCCTCGGTCAGCGGCGCCGGTGCCTTCACCGTCGAGCGCGGCACGGCGACGACGAAAGAGCGGCGAGATTTCACCGTCACCGGGGGCATGTGCCCGCGGTGCGAGGGCATGGGCAGCGTCACCGACATCGACCTCAGCCAGCTCTTCGACGAAAGCAAGTCACTCAGCGGCGGCGCGATCACCGTGCCCGGCTACACGGCCGACGGCTGGTCGGTGCGCATGTTCTCCGAGTCGGGCTTCTTCGACCCGGACAAGCCGATCCGCGACTTCAGCGAGACCGAGCTGCACGACTTCCTCTACCGCGAGCCGGTCAAAGTGAAGATCAATGGCATCAACCTCACATTCGAGGGGCTGGTGCTCAAGGTGCAGAAGTCGCTGCTCAGCAAGGACCGCGAGGCGATGCAACCGCACATCAGGGCCTTCGTCGACCGGGCCGTCACCTTCACCGCCTGCCCCGACTGCGGTGGCACCCGGCTCAACGAGGGCGCCCGCTCGTCCCTCATAGCGGGCCGCAACATCGCCGAGTTGTGCGCCATGCAGATCAGCGACCTCGCCGAGTGGGTGCGCGCCCTCGATGAGCCCTCCGTCGCCCCGCTGCTGACCGCGCTGCGCGCGACCCTCGATTCCTTCGTCACGATCGGCTTGGGCTACCTCTCACTCGACCGCCCGGCCGGCACCCTCTCCGGCGGTGAGGCGCAGCGCACCAAGATGATCCGCCACCTCGGCTCCTCACTCACCGACGTCACCTACGTCTTCGACGAGCCGACGATCGGCCTGCACCCGCATGACATCCAGCGGATGAACGAGCTGCTGTTGCGCCTGCGCGACAAGGGCAACACTGTGCTCGTCGTCGAGCACAAGCCGGAGATGATCGCCATCGCCGACCACATCATCGACCTCGGCCCTGGAGCGGGCACCGCCGGCGGAACGGTCTGCTTCGAGGGCGACCTCGACGCGCTGCGCGCCAGCGACACGCTCACCGGCCGGCACCTCGGTGACCGGGCTTCCCTGAAGGATGCCGTTCGCACCCGCACCGGCAGCCTCCCGGTGCGCGGTGCAACTGCCCACAACCTGCAAGATGTCGACGTCGACGTGCCGCTCGGCGTGCTCGTCGTCGTCACCGGTGTGGCAGGGTCCGGCAAGAGCTCGCTCGTGCACGGGTCACTGCGCGCCCAGGCCGGGCAGGGCCAGGACGTGGTCTCCATCGATCAGGGCGCCATCCGCGGCTCCCGGCGCAGCAACCCGGCGACCTACACGGGGCTGCTCGAGCCCATCCGCAAGGCATTCGCGAAGGCAAACGGCGTGAAGCCGGCCCTGTTCAGCGCCAACTCGGAGGGTGCCTGCCCCAACTGCAACGGGGCCGGCGTCATCTACACAGACCTCGGCATGATGGCAGGCGTCGCCACCCCCTGCGAGGTGTGCGAGGGCAAGCGTTTCCAGGCCGCCGTGCTGGAGTACCACCTTGGCGGGCGCGACATCAGCGAGGTGCTCGGGATGTCGGTCGCCGACGCCGAGGAGTTCTTCAGCGCCGGCGAGGCGCGCATTCCGGCCGCTCACGCGATCCTGACCCGACTTGCAGCCGTCGGGCTCGGCTATCTTTCGCTGGGGCAGCCGTTGACGACGCTCTCCGGCGGCGAGCGGCAGAGGCTGAAGCTCGCCACCCAGATGAGTGAGCAGGGCGGTGTGTATGTGCTGGATGAGCCGACCGCCGGGCTGCACCTGGCCGACGTCGAACAGCTGCTCGGCTTGTTGGACGGGTTGGTCGACTCAGGCAAGTCCGTCATCGTCGTCGAGCACCACCAAGCCGTGATGGCGCACGCCGACTGGATCATCGACCTCGGCCCGGGCGCAGGGCACGAGGGCGGGCGCATCGTCTTCGAGGGTACGCCGGCCGAGCTGATTGCCGATCGCTCCACCCTCACCGGGCAGCACTTGGCACGCTACGTCGGCGCCTGA
- the dhaK gene encoding dihydroxyacetone kinase subunit DhaK, translating into MKKLINDPKNVVAEAVSGFAQAHSDIVRAELDPVFVVRADAPRSGKVGIVSGGGSGHEPLHAGFVGFGMLDAAVPGPVFTSPTPDPIVAATKAVDGGAGVLHIVKNYTGDVLNFETAADLAGAEGIEVVSVIVDDDVAVKDSLYTAGRRGVAGTVLVEKIAGAAAERGDNLAAVAAVAATVNSRVRTMGVALTPCVVPHAGEPSFTLADDEIEIGIGIHGEPGRERIKLEPADAIVDRLLGAILEDMPFEAGEEALLLVNGMGGTPQVELYIVYRRAAELLAERGVKVTRSLVGNFTTSLEMQGASISVLKLDAELTELWDAPVQTAALRWGR; encoded by the coding sequence GTGAAGAAGCTCATCAACGATCCGAAGAACGTCGTCGCCGAGGCGGTGAGTGGCTTCGCACAGGCGCACAGTGACATCGTGCGCGCCGAACTCGACCCCGTTTTCGTCGTTCGTGCGGATGCCCCGCGCTCCGGGAAAGTCGGAATCGTCAGCGGCGGCGGGAGCGGCCATGAGCCGTTGCACGCCGGCTTCGTCGGCTTCGGCATGCTCGATGCCGCCGTGCCCGGCCCGGTCTTCACCTCGCCGACCCCCGACCCGATTGTGGCCGCGACGAAGGCAGTCGACGGTGGCGCTGGCGTGCTGCACATCGTCAAGAACTACACCGGAGACGTGCTGAACTTCGAGACGGCCGCCGACCTCGCCGGTGCAGAGGGAATCGAGGTGGTCTCCGTCATCGTCGACGATGACGTCGCTGTCAAGGACTCGCTGTACACGGCCGGACGGCGCGGCGTCGCCGGCACCGTGTTGGTCGAGAAGATCGCCGGGGCAGCGGCCGAACGTGGCGACAACCTGGCCGCCGTCGCGGCCGTCGCGGCCACCGTGAACTCGCGGGTGCGCACCATGGGCGTTGCCCTGACGCCCTGCGTTGTGCCGCACGCCGGAGAGCCGAGTTTCACCCTCGCCGACGATGAGATCGAGATCGGCATCGGTATCCACGGCGAACCGGGCCGCGAGCGGATCAAGTTGGAGCCGGCCGACGCCATCGTCGACCGCCTGCTCGGAGCGATCCTGGAGGACATGCCGTTTGAGGCGGGCGAAGAGGCGCTACTGCTGGTCAACGGCATGGGCGGCACGCCCCAGGTCGAGCTCTACATCGTCTACCGCAGGGCGGCAGAGCTGCTCGCCGAGCGCGGCGTGAAGGTGACCCGATCGCTGGTCGGCAACTTCACTACCTCGCTGGAGATGCAGGGTGCGTCCATCTCGGTGCTGAAGCTCGACGCCGAGCTGACCGAGCTGTGGGATGCACCGGTGCAGACCGCTGCGCTGCGGTGGGGACGGTAA
- the glpK gene encoding glycerol kinase GlpK, which yields MADYVLAIDQGTTSSRAIIFNKAGSIVSTGQLEHEQIFPQAGWVEHNATQIWDNVREVIGQALAKANLTRHDIASIGITNQRETAVVWNRNTGRPVYNAIVWQDTRTQPIVDRLAADGGVERFKQQVGLPLATYFSGTKIVWILENVPGAREAADAGELMFGTTDSWVLWNLTGGVNGGVHATDVTNASRTLFMDLETLQWDDAILAAFDVPRSMLPEIRSSSEVYGVADEHSLLRETPIAGILGDQQAATFGQAAFDTGESKNTYGTGNFLIFNTGEEIVHSKNGLLTTLGYKLGDAKPHYALEGSIAVTGSLIQWLRDNLGLFSSAAEVEALAKTVDDNGGAYFVPAFSGLFAPYWRADARGALVGLTRYVNKGHIARAALEATAFQTREVLDAVNADSGVDLTELKVDGGMIANNLLMQFQADILGVPVVRPVVAETTALGAAYAAGLAVGFWSGLDDLRANWQEDSRWTPQMDKAEADRLLRNWKKAVTKTLDWVDDDVK from the coding sequence ATGGCCGACTACGTTCTCGCCATTGACCAGGGCACCACCAGCTCGCGTGCCATCATCTTCAACAAGGCCGGGTCGATCGTCTCGACCGGCCAGCTCGAGCACGAGCAGATCTTCCCGCAGGCCGGCTGGGTCGAACACAATGCCACCCAGATCTGGGACAACGTGCGCGAGGTGATCGGCCAGGCACTTGCCAAGGCGAACCTCACCCGGCACGACATCGCCTCGATCGGCATCACGAACCAGCGCGAGACTGCCGTGGTGTGGAACAGGAACACGGGCCGCCCGGTCTACAACGCCATCGTCTGGCAGGACACCCGCACCCAGCCCATCGTCGACAGGCTCGCCGCCGACGGTGGCGTCGAGCGCTTCAAGCAGCAAGTCGGCCTGCCGCTGGCCACCTATTTCTCCGGCACCAAGATCGTCTGGATCCTGGAGAATGTGCCAGGCGCCCGCGAGGCGGCGGATGCCGGCGAGCTCATGTTCGGCACCACCGACAGCTGGGTGCTCTGGAACCTGACCGGCGGCGTCAACGGCGGCGTGCACGCCACCGACGTCACCAACGCCAGCCGCACGCTGTTCATGGACTTGGAGACCCTGCAGTGGGATGACGCGATCCTCGCAGCCTTCGACGTGCCGCGCTCGATGCTGCCGGAGATCCGCTCCTCCTCCGAGGTGTACGGGGTTGCCGACGAGCACTCGCTCCTGCGCGAGACGCCGATCGCCGGCATCCTGGGCGACCAGCAGGCCGCCACCTTCGGCCAGGCCGCGTTCGACACCGGTGAGTCCAAGAACACCTACGGCACCGGTAACTTCCTCATCTTCAACACGGGTGAGGAGATCGTTCACTCCAAGAACGGCCTGCTCACCACGCTCGGCTACAAGCTGGGCGACGCGAAGCCGCACTACGCACTGGAGGGCTCCATCGCCGTGACCGGGTCGCTGATCCAATGGCTGCGCGACAACCTCGGGCTGTTCTCATCGGCGGCCGAGGTCGAGGCGCTGGCGAAGACGGTCGACGACAACGGCGGGGCCTACTTCGTGCCCGCGTTCTCCGGCCTGTTCGCCCCGTACTGGCGAGCGGATGCCCGCGGTGCGCTGGTCGGCCTCACCCGCTACGTGAACAAGGGCCACATCGCCCGCGCCGCGCTGGAGGCCACGGCCTTCCAGACCCGCGAGGTACTGGACGCGGTCAACGCAGACTCAGGCGTGGACCTGACGGAGCTGAAGGTGGACGGCGGCATGATCGCCAACAACCTGCTGATGCAGTTCCAGGCCGACATCCTGGGCGTACCGGTGGTGCGCCCCGTCGTGGCGGAGACGACGGCGCTCGGCGCCGCCTACGCGGCCGGACTGGCCGTCGGCTTCTGGAGCGGGCTCGACGACCTGCGCGCCAACTGGCAGGAGGACAGCCGGTGGACCCCGCAGATGGACAAGGCCGAGGCCGACCGTCTGCTGCGCAACTGGAAGAAGGCCGTCACGAAGACCCTCGACTGGGTCGACGACGACGTGAAGTAG
- the dhaM gene encoding dihydroxyacetone kinase phosphoryl donor subunit DhaM encodes MTGQGAESVARVGVVYVSHSEKITDGLLELARQMAQNAPLAGAGGTDDGRIGTSFDKVSAGIAAVNQGVGVVVLCDLGSAILTAETALDFLDDSVRETVRIVDAPLIEGGVAAAVASEVGASLLSVVEAAESASSTSPVAVAAAAEEPVAEQPGGGYTRTVTLVNKDGLHARPAADFVKLANTFGTKVTVNGTDARSLLGIMAMGLVKGTTVVLSTEDPAGSDAVDALAALIESGFGEI; translated from the coding sequence GTGACCGGGCAGGGAGCGGAATCCGTGGCCAGGGTCGGCGTCGTCTACGTCTCACACAGCGAGAAGATCACGGATGGACTGCTTGAGCTCGCCCGGCAGATGGCACAGAACGCGCCGCTGGCGGGGGCCGGCGGCACCGACGACGGCCGGATCGGGACAAGCTTCGACAAGGTCTCGGCCGGCATCGCCGCGGTGAACCAGGGCGTCGGCGTCGTCGTGCTCTGCGACCTCGGCTCGGCAATCCTCACCGCAGAGACCGCACTGGACTTCCTCGACGACTCCGTACGGGAGACCGTCCGCATCGTTGACGCGCCGCTTATTGAGGGCGGTGTTGCGGCGGCCGTGGCCAGCGAGGTGGGCGCTTCGCTGCTCTCCGTCGTCGAGGCGGCGGAGTCCGCGAGCAGCACCAGCCCGGTGGCCGTGGCCGCCGCAGCGGAGGAACCAGTGGCCGAACAGCCTGGCGGCGGGTACACCCGCACGGTGACGCTTGTGAACAAGGACGGGCTGCACGCCCGTCCGGCCGCGGACTTCGTCAAGCTCGCCAACACCTTCGGCACGAAGGTCACGGTGAATGGCACGGACGCACGCAGCCTGCTCGGCATCATGGCGATGGGCCTGGTCAAGGGAACGACCGTGGTGCTCTCCACCGAGGATCCGGCCGGCTCCGATGCGGTCGACGCCCTCGCGGCCCTGATCGAGTCTGGCTTCGGCGAGATCTAA
- a CDS encoding MIP/aquaporin family protein encodes MLVLLGCGVVANVALAKNKGLGGGFLMVNIGWGLAVFAGVIVAYASGAHINPAVTLGLVANGATEFGNAALGTTVAVNAVSVLAYIAAQLIGAIIGAVIVWLAYKQHFDEEPEPANKLGVFSTGPAIRSYGWNLVTEIIGTFVLVFVVIAFGGGRQGDGGLAALGALPVALLVIGIGASLGGPTGYAINPARDLGPRIAHFLLPIKGKGSSDWSYSWVPIVGPIIGGMLAGWSALVLLPILT; translated from the coding sequence ATGCTCGTGCTTCTCGGCTGTGGCGTCGTCGCAAACGTCGCACTCGCCAAGAACAAGGGTCTCGGTGGCGGCTTCCTCATGGTGAACATCGGCTGGGGCCTCGCGGTCTTCGCCGGTGTCATCGTCGCCTACGCATCCGGCGCGCACATCAACCCGGCCGTCACCCTCGGCCTCGTCGCCAACGGCGCCACCGAGTTCGGCAACGCCGCGCTCGGCACAACGGTCGCAGTCAATGCGGTCTCGGTCCTGGCCTACATTGCCGCCCAGCTGATCGGAGCCATTATCGGCGCCGTCATCGTCTGGCTGGCGTACAAGCAGCACTTCGACGAGGAGCCCGAGCCGGCCAACAAGCTCGGTGTCTTCTCCACCGGCCCTGCCATCCGCTCTTACGGCTGGAACCTCGTCACCGAGATCATCGGCACGTTCGTGCTGGTGTTCGTGGTGATCGCGTTCGGCGGTGGCCGGCAAGGCGACGGCGGCCTCGCCGCACTCGGCGCCCTCCCCGTTGCCCTCCTCGTTATCGGAATCGGCGCCTCCCTCGGTGGCCCGACCGGATACGCGATCAACCCGGCCCGTGACCTCGGCCCGCGCATCGCGCACTTCCTGCTGCCGATCAAGGGCAAGGGCAGCTCCGACTGGAGTTACTCCTGGGTGCCCATCGTCGGCCCGATCATCGGCGGCATGCTCGCCGGCTGGTCGGCCCTGGTGCTCCTGCCAATCCTCACCTAA
- a CDS encoding DUF6412 domain-containing protein — MKALQERLAVTLTVAFVAYALVLQTPPDAALLTTAVMLAAAFALGARYLAVGITAGELRVGARSRAHREVLSSIIEPQHPNTAGRPRTRAPARAEATA; from the coding sequence ATGAAGGCGCTGCAGGAACGGCTGGCGGTCACACTGACCGTCGCGTTCGTCGCGTACGCGCTCGTTCTGCAGACGCCGCCGGATGCCGCGCTGCTCACGACGGCGGTGATGCTCGCTGCGGCCTTCGCGCTCGGGGCCCGCTATCTCGCGGTCGGCATCACCGCGGGGGAGTTGCGCGTCGGCGCGCGTTCCCGGGCACACCGTGAGGTGCTCTCCAGCATCATCGAGCCGCAACACCCGAACACCGCGGGCAGGCCGCGCACCAGGGCCCCGGCCCGGGCAGAGGCGACCGCGTAG
- the dhaL gene encoding dihydroxyacetone kinase subunit DhaL yields MADSVDAAWARAWIVTAAEVLAENRVALITLDREIGDGDHGENMDRGFQAVLEHLDGLADDATPGDVLKVVATTLISTVGGAAGPLYGTAFLKAALAAGSATELDGPALVAALTAARDGIVLRGKAEPGDKTMIDAWTPAVDAATAAVAAGAGVHEILQAAASAAEAGAAATEPLVARKGRASYLGDRAIGHRDPGAQSSALLLRAAEAAAGARS; encoded by the coding sequence ATGGCCGACAGCGTCGACGCCGCATGGGCACGCGCCTGGATCGTCACGGCCGCCGAGGTGCTCGCCGAGAATCGTGTTGCACTGATCACGCTGGACAGGGAGATCGGCGACGGCGACCACGGCGAGAACATGGACAGGGGCTTCCAAGCCGTGTTGGAGCACCTCGACGGGCTGGCGGATGACGCCACGCCCGGCGACGTGCTGAAGGTGGTCGCGACGACCTTGATCTCCACTGTCGGTGGTGCAGCCGGCCCGCTGTATGGGACGGCCTTCCTCAAGGCCGCCCTCGCTGCTGGATCGGCGACCGAGTTGGACGGGCCGGCATTGGTGGCCGCGCTGACGGCCGCCCGAGACGGGATCGTGCTGCGAGGCAAGGCGGAGCCGGGCGACAAGACGATGATTGATGCGTGGACTCCCGCCGTCGACGCCGCTACCGCTGCGGTGGCCGCCGGCGCGGGTGTGCACGAGATTCTGCAGGCCGCTGCATCTGCGGCAGAGGCGGGCGCCGCCGCCACCGAGCCGCTGGTGGCCCGCAAGGGCCGCGCCAGCTACCTCGGTGACCGTGCCATCGGCCACCGCGACCCAGGGGCGCAGTCCAGCGCGCTGCTGCTGCGGGCGGCCGAGGCCGCGGCCGGAGCCCGGTCGTGA
- a CDS encoding YidC/Oxa1 family membrane protein insertase — protein MDLYSFAPIAALLELASTAVNGLASLFAPLAGAQAMALAIVALTVLVRIALIPIGMSQARAEVTRLRLAPKLRELQSRHKKNPEKLQRATMELYAEEKASPFAGIGPALAQAPVLSLVYGLFILPTINGHPNALLGETFFGVPLGTSFLSILNGGAFWPGAAVFLGLFAVIAAVAFTSRRVMLAQQQQQQDQAGAPAAMAAISGVLSWLPFITVFFAMIVPLAAALYLTVTTTWTLGERAVLRRRAEARGTRFSDAATS, from the coding sequence GTGGACCTCTATTCCTTCGCGCCCATTGCGGCGCTGCTCGAACTCGCCTCAACGGCCGTCAACGGCCTCGCCTCACTCTTCGCGCCCCTCGCCGGCGCTCAGGCAATGGCACTCGCCATCGTCGCGCTGACCGTTCTCGTGCGCATCGCCCTGATCCCCATCGGCATGTCCCAAGCCCGGGCTGAGGTGACACGGCTACGCCTCGCGCCCAAGCTGAGAGAACTGCAGAGCCGGCACAAGAAGAACCCAGAGAAGCTGCAGCGCGCGACGATGGAGCTGTATGCCGAGGAGAAGGCCTCGCCGTTCGCCGGCATCGGGCCGGCCCTGGCGCAAGCACCGGTGCTCTCGCTCGTCTACGGCCTTTTCATCCTCCCGACGATCAACGGCCACCCGAACGCACTGCTGGGCGAGACGTTCTTCGGCGTGCCGCTCGGCACGTCGTTCCTCTCCATCCTGAACGGCGGTGCGTTCTGGCCGGGTGCTGCCGTGTTCCTCGGGCTCTTCGCCGTGATCGCTGCGGTCGCGTTCACCTCGCGCCGTGTGATGCTCGCGCAGCAGCAGCAGCAGCAGGACCAGGCCGGGGCTCCGGCCGCCATGGCCGCGATCAGCGGCGTGCTGAGCTGGCTGCCGTTCATCACGGTCTTCTTCGCCATGATCGTCCCCCTGGCGGCGGCGCTCTACCTCACCGTCACGACGACGTGGACGCTCGGCGAACGGGCCGTCCTGCGTCGGCGGGCTGAGGCCAGAGGCACCCGCTTTAGTGATGCGGCCACATCGTGA